From Actinomycetota bacterium, the proteins below share one genomic window:
- the folP gene encoding dihydropteroate synthase — protein MINRGPPTAFELGEHRYDLSHRALVVAILNRTVDSFYDGGAYVRRDAFLRQAERLVSDGADVVEVGARAAGVGTRDVTAAAETDLVAASVAALRDRFDVPIAVDTWRACVAEAAFAEGAVLGNDISGFADDGYLPAVAVAGASVVATHIRLQPQVPDPDPVYDDVVTDVAAALRRLAGEAAAAGIPACRVVVDPGLDLGKTWQQSVRLLANMEVFAALGHPLLLAASNKIFLGRLLGLDADERHDATVAACVAGLERGARLLRVHDARGGRHAADLVTALWADA, from the coding sequence GTGATCAACAGGGGCCCGCCCACAGCGTTCGAGCTGGGCGAGCACCGCTACGACCTGTCTCACCGGGCCCTGGTGGTCGCGATCCTCAACCGCACGGTCGATTCCTTCTACGACGGCGGCGCCTACGTCCGCCGTGACGCGTTCCTGCGCCAGGCGGAACGGCTGGTGTCCGACGGAGCGGACGTCGTCGAGGTCGGCGCCCGCGCCGCTGGAGTGGGGACACGCGACGTCACCGCCGCCGCCGAGACGGACCTCGTGGCGGCGAGCGTCGCGGCGCTGCGTGACCGCTTCGACGTCCCGATCGCGGTGGACACCTGGCGCGCCTGCGTCGCGGAGGCTGCCTTCGCGGAAGGTGCCGTCCTCGGCAACGACATCAGCGGGTTCGCCGACGACGGCTACCTGCCTGCCGTCGCCGTGGCCGGCGCGTCGGTCGTCGCCACCCACATCCGCTTGCAACCGCAGGTCCCCGATCCCGATCCCGTCTACGACGACGTGGTGACCGACGTTGCCGCGGCGTTGCGCCGACTGGCAGGCGAGGCGGCGGCCGCCGGCATCCCCGCCTGCCGTGTCGTGGTCGATCCCGGACTCGACCTCGGCAAGACCTGGCAGCAGTCGGTGCGGCTGCTGGCCAACATGGAGGTCTTCGCGGCCCTGGGCCACCCGCTCCTGCTGGCTGCGTCGAACAAGATCTTCCTCGGGCGACTGCTGGGTTTGGACGCGGACGAACGTCACGACGCGACGGTCGCGGCCTGTGTCGCGGGTCTGGAGCGGGGCGCGCGCCTCCTGCGGGTCCACGACGCGAGAGGGGGGCGCCACGCCGCCGACCTGGTGACCGCGCTGTGGGCCGATGCCTGA
- a CDS encoding hemerythrin domain-containing protein, whose product MDALELLTSQHNEVERLFSEYEQLGPGQAERKKQIARQVITDLSMHAGVEEVAFYPTVREALPDTEQEIQEDLEEHERVKQTLSNIQGMEPTDPQFDAEFQQVISDVRHHVNEEENQLFPRVRQGMSDQELRDLGEAMQELKSRVPTNPHPHAPQEPPANVVLGPVAGMLDRVRDAIRQRTGKKTV is encoded by the coding sequence GTGGATGCCTTGGAGCTGCTGACCAGCCAGCACAACGAGGTCGAGAGGCTGTTCTCCGAGTACGAGCAACTCGGGCCCGGACAGGCCGAGCGCAAGAAGCAGATCGCGCGCCAGGTGATCACCGACCTGTCGATGCACGCCGGGGTCGAGGAGGTGGCGTTCTACCCCACCGTCCGTGAGGCTCTCCCCGACACCGAACAGGAGATCCAGGAGGACCTCGAGGAGCACGAGCGCGTCAAGCAGACCCTGTCGAACATCCAAGGGATGGAACCCACGGATCCGCAGTTCGACGCGGAGTTCCAGCAGGTGATCAGCGATGTCCGCCACCACGTCAACGAGGAGGAGAACCAGCTCTTCCCGCGGGTGCGGCAGGGCATGTCCGACCAGGAGCTGCGCGACCTCGGCGAGGCGATGCAGGAGCTGAAGAGCCGGGTGCCGACCAACCCCCACCCGCACGCACCGCAGGAGCCGCCAGCGAACGTGGTGCTGGGGCCGGTCGCGGGGATGCTCGACCGGGTCCGGGACGCGATCCGGCAACGCACCGGCAAGAAGACCGTCTGA
- the hisD gene encoding histidinol dehydrogenase, with amino-acid sequence MAVLTVLDLRGDRRDPTDRLPRAAVDLASARSAVEQILTEVRTRGDDAVRDLTERFDHVRPDHLAVDVEALRRSLRHLTGDVRAALEQAAAQVRWFHQQARPADWTVERGGARLGQRFRPLHRVGVYVPGGQAAYPSSVVMAVVPAQVAGVDEIVLCTPPTGSDGLPDRTILAAAGMLGVDAVFAVGGAQAVAAMAYGTRTVPRCDKIVGPGNLYVALAKQLVQAEGRCGAEGFAGPTEVAIIADASADPRLVAADLVAQAEHDELASCLLVTPDPAVVEAVADALRREVATTRHRQRVETALAGQGAAVIVDDLDHAVEVVDAFAPEHLEVQTADPVPVAERVRFAGAIFVGASTPVSLGDYAAGPNHTLPTARTARFRGGLTTSDFLVAVNWVHYDESSLRDLAPTVRALSAAEDLPAHGRAVDLRLDGNGSARMP; translated from the coding sequence ATGGCTGTCCTCACCGTCCTGGACCTGCGCGGCGACCGCCGCGACCCCACCGACCGTCTCCCTCGAGCGGCGGTCGACCTGGCGTCCGCACGCTCCGCGGTCGAGCAGATCCTCACCGAGGTCCGGACCCGCGGCGACGACGCCGTCCGGGACCTGACCGAGCGGTTCGATCACGTCCGACCCGACCACCTCGCCGTGGACGTGGAGGCGTTGCGACGTTCGCTGCGGCATCTGACCGGCGACGTGCGCGCCGCCTTGGAGCAGGCGGCAGCGCAGGTGCGCTGGTTCCACCAACAGGCCAGGCCCGCCGACTGGACCGTGGAACGGGGCGGGGCGCGACTCGGTCAGCGGTTCCGTCCCCTGCATCGGGTGGGGGTGTACGTCCCTGGGGGACAGGCGGCGTACCCGTCGAGTGTTGTGATGGCGGTCGTCCCCGCGCAGGTCGCCGGGGTGGACGAGATCGTGCTGTGCACGCCACCGACCGGGAGCGACGGCCTCCCCGACCGCACGATCCTGGCGGCTGCGGGCATGCTCGGCGTCGATGCGGTGTTCGCTGTCGGCGGGGCGCAGGCGGTCGCGGCCATGGCCTACGGGACCCGGACCGTGCCGCGGTGCGACAAGATCGTCGGGCCGGGCAACCTCTACGTGGCGCTCGCCAAGCAGCTGGTGCAGGCGGAGGGCCGCTGCGGCGCTGAGGGCTTCGCCGGCCCGACGGAGGTCGCCATCATCGCCGACGCCTCCGCCGATCCGCGCCTCGTCGCGGCGGATCTCGTGGCCCAGGCCGAGCACGACGAGCTGGCGAGCTGCCTGCTGGTCACGCCCGATCCGGCGGTGGTCGAAGCGGTGGCTGACGCGCTGCGCCGTGAGGTCGCGACCACCCGGCACCGGCAGCGGGTCGAGACCGCGCTCGCCGGGCAGGGCGCGGCGGTGATCGTCGATGACCTCGACCACGCGGTCGAGGTGGTCGATGCCTTCGCGCCGGAGCACCTGGAGGTCCAGACCGCCGATCCTGTCCCGGTCGCCGAACGCGTCCGGTTCGCGGGCGCCATCTTCGTCGGGGCCTCGACCCCCGTGTCGTTGGGTGACTACGCCGCAGGGCCCAACCACACGCTCCCGACCGCGCGGACCGCCCGGTTCCGGGGCGGACTGACCACGAGTGACTTCCTCGTGGCGGTCAACTGGGTGCACTACGACGAGTCGTCGCTGAGGGATCTCGCGCCGACCGTCCGTGCCCTGTCGGCGGCGGAGGACCTGCCTGCCCACGGTCGAGCCGTCGACCTGCGTCTGGACGGGAACGGGTCGGCGAGGATGCCGTGA
- the hisC gene encoding histidinol-phosphate transaminase, which translates to MIDRVPVRDDLVGVEPYGAPQLDVPVRLNTNETAEPPPPEFEDAVRARLAGLGLHRYPDRCVRDLRTRLADLEGLDASRVWVANGSNEVLLQLFLAYGGPGRRMLLFRPGYSAHPLIARVALTDVVEDDLPDDFTLHADLAAAAVRRHRPDLVTVAHPNNPTGLPVSLDAVRALHDAGHALVIVDEAYVEFGAASARELLDVLPRAVVTRTFSKAYRLAGLRLGYLLAHDWVINDLRRVRLPYHLDTVKQVAALAALDLGPAMLTHIPGVAAERARVAAALEGLPQVTVFRSSANFLLFRTDVPDLFQRLLDRGVLVRDFSTRPRLDGCLRVSVGTVQENDRFLAAVRAALGADAGG; encoded by the coding sequence GTGATCGACCGGGTCCCCGTCCGCGACGACCTGGTCGGCGTCGAGCCGTACGGGGCGCCGCAGCTGGACGTCCCCGTCAGGCTCAACACGAACGAGACCGCCGAACCGCCACCGCCGGAGTTCGAGGACGCCGTCCGGGCGCGGCTGGCTGGTCTCGGGCTGCACCGCTACCCCGACCGGTGTGTGCGGGACCTGCGGACGCGGCTGGCTGATCTCGAGGGCCTGGACGCCAGCCGTGTGTGGGTGGCCAACGGTTCGAACGAGGTCCTGCTGCAGCTGTTCCTGGCGTACGGCGGGCCGGGGCGCCGGATGCTGCTGTTCCGCCCCGGCTACTCCGCCCACCCACTGATCGCGCGTGTCGCGCTCACCGACGTCGTCGAGGATGACCTGCCCGACGACTTCACACTGCACGCGGATCTGGCTGCCGCCGCCGTGCGCAGGCACCGCCCCGACCTGGTGACGGTCGCCCATCCCAACAACCCCACCGGTCTGCCGGTGTCGCTCGACGCCGTCCGGGCGTTGCACGACGCCGGCCACGCGTTGGTGATCGTCGACGAGGCCTACGTCGAGTTCGGTGCCGCCTCCGCCCGGGAGCTGCTGGATGTGTTGCCCAGGGCGGTGGTGACCCGGACGTTCTCGAAGGCGTACCGCCTGGCGGGACTCCGTCTGGGCTACCTGCTCGCCCACGACTGGGTGATCAACGATCTGCGCCGCGTCCGGTTGCCGTACCACCTCGACACGGTCAAGCAGGTCGCGGCCCTGGCGGCGTTGGACCTCGGCCCGGCCATGCTGACCCACATCCCGGGTGTGGCCGCCGAACGCGCCCGGGTCGCCGCGGCGCTCGAGGGGCTCCCCCAGGTGACCGTGTTCCGATCGTCGGCGAACTTCTTGCTGTTCCGCACCGACGTCCCCGACCTGTTCCAGCGGCTCCTCGACCGGGGCGTCCTGGTGCGTGACTTCTCGACCAGGCCACGGTTGGACGGGTGCCTGCGGGTGTCGGTGGGGACCGTCCAGGAGAACGACCGTTTCCTCGCCGCTGTGCGCGCGGCGCTCGGTGCCGACGCCGGCGGCTGA
- the hisB gene encoding imidazoleglycerol-phosphate dehydratase HisB, producing the protein MARHAHVERGTRETGVVVDVDLDGDGRTDVATGVPFFDHMLDQLGRHARLELTVRADGDLEVDAHHTVEDTGIALGQALMQAWGDRAGVERFGDATVPIDECLARVAIDLSGRPYLVYDVATPVELIGTYETTLTRHFFESLVAHARITLHVELIRGGNSHHAHEAVFKAAAVALRRAVAVTGSEIPSSKGVLA; encoded by the coding sequence ATGGCCCGCCACGCCCACGTCGAGCGCGGAACCCGCGAGACCGGGGTCGTCGTCGACGTCGACCTCGACGGCGACGGCCGCACCGACGTCGCCACCGGCGTGCCGTTCTTCGACCACATGCTCGACCAGCTCGGCCGCCACGCCCGGCTGGAACTCACCGTCCGTGCCGACGGGGACCTCGAGGTCGACGCCCACCACACGGTCGAGGACACCGGCATCGCGCTCGGCCAGGCGCTGATGCAGGCGTGGGGCGACCGCGCCGGCGTCGAGCGGTTCGGTGACGCCACCGTCCCGATCGACGAGTGCCTGGCGCGCGTGGCGATCGACCTGTCGGGGCGTCCCTACCTGGTGTACGACGTCGCGACCCCGGTGGAGCTGATCGGGACGTACGAGACCACCTTGACCCGCCACTTCTTCGAGTCGCTGGTCGCACATGCCCGCATCACCCTCCACGTCGAGCTGATCCGCGGGGGGAACAGCCACCACGCGCACGAGGCGGTGTTCAAAGCAGCCGCCGTGGCGTTGCGGCGCGCCGTGGCCGTGACCGGGAGCGAGATCCCCTCGAGCAAGGGAGTGCTGGCGTGA
- the hisH gene encoding imidazole glycerol phosphate synthase subunit HisH: MTARPHVGVLDYEAGNLRSAQRGLERAGAEVTVTADPAVAGRADALVVPGVGHFGTCLANLQRGGLADLVRRWVSEGRPLLGICVGMQLLYEHSEEGDCPGLGILPGRVVRFPDTVRIPHMGWDVIVPASGHDDDPLLAGVAGQRAYFVHSYYAVASDPAHVVATCRYPEPFPCIVRAGPVVGTQFHPEKSSDVGIRLLTNWVAGLPVAVA; this comes from the coding sequence GTGACCGCACGACCACACGTGGGGGTCCTCGACTACGAGGCGGGCAACCTCCGTTCCGCCCAACGTGGTCTGGAGCGCGCCGGTGCCGAGGTCACCGTCACCGCGGATCCGGCGGTGGCGGGACGGGCCGACGCGCTGGTGGTGCCCGGCGTCGGACACTTCGGGACGTGCCTGGCCAACCTGCAGCGCGGCGGGCTGGCAGACCTCGTCCGCCGCTGGGTGAGTGAGGGCCGGCCGCTACTGGGCATCTGCGTCGGGATGCAGCTGCTGTACGAGCACAGCGAGGAAGGCGACTGCCCGGGGTTGGGGATCCTGCCCGGCCGGGTGGTGCGCTTCCCCGACACGGTCCGGATCCCGCACATGGGGTGGGACGTGATCGTCCCCGCGTCCGGGCACGACGACGACCCGCTGCTGGCAGGGGTCGCCGGTCAGCGGGCCTACTTCGTGCACTCCTACTACGCGGTCGCGTCGGATCCCGCACACGTCGTGGCGACCTGCCGCTACCCCGAGCCGTTCCCGTGCATCGTCCGTGCCGGTCCGGTCGTCGGCACCCAGTTCCACCCGGAAAAGTCGTCCGACGTCGGCATCCGCCTCCTGACCAACTGGGTCGCGGGTCTGCCGGTCGCGGTGGCGTAA
- the hisA gene encoding 1-(5-phosphoribosyl)-5-[(5-phosphoribosylamino)methylideneamino]imidazole-4-carboxamide isomerase encodes MGFTIYPAVDIREGKAVRLTQGRTDAETVYDTDPVAAARRWADAGARWLHVVDLDAAFTGEPRNRHLIADIVDATGVPVQASGGIRDLADVAASLAYGAQRIVIGTMALTDPEFVAECVHRYGDAIAVGLDARGRTLQARGWTQAAGDLFEAIDRFTSMGVARFVYTDVGRDGTLEGPNLDTLAAVADATDARVTASGGVATISDLQALAACHPRVDAAIVGKALYAQRFGLGDALAAVGNVA; translated from the coding sequence GTGGGCTTCACGATCTACCCGGCGGTGGACATCCGCGAGGGGAAGGCGGTCCGGCTCACGCAGGGCAGGACCGACGCGGAGACCGTGTACGACACCGACCCCGTGGCCGCGGCGCGTCGTTGGGCCGACGCCGGCGCCCGGTGGCTGCACGTGGTCGACCTCGACGCGGCGTTCACCGGCGAGCCCCGCAACCGTCACCTGATCGCCGACATCGTCGACGCGACAGGCGTGCCCGTCCAAGCCTCGGGTGGTATCCGCGACCTCGCCGACGTGGCGGCCTCGCTCGCCTACGGCGCTCAACGCATCGTGATCGGGACGATGGCGCTGACCGACCCGGAGTTCGTCGCCGAGTGCGTGCACCGCTACGGCGACGCGATCGCGGTCGGCCTCGACGCGCGTGGCCGCACCTTGCAGGCACGCGGATGGACGCAAGCGGCCGGCGACCTCTTCGAGGCCATCGACCGCTTCACCAGCATGGGCGTCGCGCGGTTCGTCTACACCGACGTCGGCCGTGACGGCACCCTCGAAGGACCCAACCTCGACACGCTGGCCGCGGTGGCCGACGCCACCGACGCACGGGTCACCGCCTCCGGTGGGGTGGCCACCATCTCCGACCTGCAGGCGCTCGCCGCCTGCCATCCGCGTGTGGACGCCGCGATCGTCGGGAAGGCGCTCTACGCGCAGCGGTTCGGTCTCGGCGACGCGCTCGCAGCCGTCGGCAACGTCGCATGA